From Gemmatimonadaceae bacterium, a single genomic window includes:
- a CDS encoding pyridoxal phosphate-dependent aminotransferase, producing the protein MTVRRAFVPSPNIAQLKESATIAVSARAKALRAAGRRVIDLGAGEPDFDTPEFIRRAAQRAIDAGATHYTATEGILPLREAIAAQANADYRGDDRVTPGDIVVSTGSKQSLFNACFVLFGPGDEVLIPTPSWTSYYEMVTLARADAVPVMGDPDNGLKVNAESLAQAATPATKGVMLNSPCNPTGAVYDRAELESILALADERGWWVISDEIYRRIAYAGVATSILEVAGARDRVVLVDGVAKAYAMTGWRIGWAIAPRPVAQAMGALQSHTTSNAAAVSQHAALAALSDRARADETIAHMVGEFERRRDAALAMLAGEPGIGVIPPDGAFYLYLDVSATRGDSRTGAGSAFAQHLLEHHDVAVVPGTAFYTPDWVRLSYAAPLDQVVTGVQRTVSAFREMIS; encoded by the coding sequence ATGACCGTTCGCCGCGCGTTCGTGCCGTCGCCGAACATCGCCCAGCTCAAAGAATCCGCCACCATCGCCGTCTCCGCTCGCGCGAAAGCGCTGCGCGCGGCAGGACGCCGCGTCATCGACCTGGGCGCCGGCGAACCGGATTTCGACACGCCCGAATTCATTCGTCGAGCAGCGCAGCGAGCCATAGATGCCGGCGCCACCCACTACACAGCCACCGAAGGAATCTTGCCCCTGCGCGAAGCTATCGCCGCGCAAGCCAACGCCGACTATCGCGGTGACGATCGTGTGACGCCTGGTGATATCGTCGTCTCAACCGGCTCCAAGCAATCACTGTTCAACGCGTGCTTCGTACTGTTCGGACCCGGCGACGAAGTGCTCATCCCCACGCCAAGCTGGACGAGCTACTACGAAATGGTCACGCTCGCACGCGCAGACGCAGTGCCGGTCATGGGCGACCCGGACAACGGCCTCAAAGTGAACGCGGAATCCCTCGCCCAAGCGGCAACACCGGCAACCAAGGGAGTCATGCTCAACTCCCCGTGCAATCCGACCGGCGCCGTGTACGATCGCGCTGAGCTCGAATCCATCCTCGCCCTCGCCGATGAACGCGGCTGGTGGGTCATTAGCGACGAAATCTATCGGCGCATCGCGTACGCCGGTGTCGCAACGTCCATCCTCGAAGTGGCGGGCGCGCGAGACCGAGTCGTCCTCGTCGACGGCGTCGCCAAAGCATACGCAATGACCGGATGGCGAATCGGCTGGGCCATCGCTCCCCGACCCGTCGCCCAAGCGATGGGCGCACTACAGTCGCACACCACGTCTAACGCAGCGGCGGTCTCACAGCACGCCGCCCTCGCGGCGCTCTCCGATCGCGCCCGGGCCGACGAAACCATTGCGCACATGGTCGGCGAGTTCGAGCGACGCCGCGATGCAGCGCTCGCCATGCTCGCCGGCGAGCCGGGCATCGGCGTCATTCCGCCCGACGGCGCATTCTACCTGTACCTCGATGTCAGCGCGACGCGCGGTGACTCACGCACAGGCGCAGGCAGCGCCTTCGCACAGCACCTGCTCGAACATCACGACGTCGCAGTCGTCCCCGGCACGGCATTCTACACGCCCGACTGGGTGCGCCTCTCCTACGCCGCGCCACTCGACCAAGTGGTCACAGGCGTGCAACGCACCGTCTCGGCCTTCCGCGAAATGATTTCATAA
- a CDS encoding DEAD/DEAH box helicase — protein MNVSRNQNVMYVLPGDSAAIGEFMGPVLEQIGALETADQVIRGPRAVVITSDGESAVAIGRAILESGADVDAPRAVVATSAARAARLLAARQAPIVVGPSDQLLGLVRRAALKLDDVRAVVIAWADLLVDLGGTPALEALMGEMPKDSARTVVATRVTPEVEALVERYARRPRRVAAVEMSEAPVSLAVRYVVTGRGADVRGVALRGVLDALDAPSAAIFIRSAESAREVRDVLRTLGYGEDDAVRVVREAPSSAALVVLYDLPPSRSELEALAASAPNQVVAMVEPRQLPALVSLAGGAQLSPFSLDVSIVAARSSDERVRDELRAVLAAGLPVRELLAIEPLFGDFDAASVAAAALVVLERERRRPPAVPNAAPNLAPNAVPNAVPNAAPGSEAPTRRSAPTGGPARVFINVGERDGVSARDLVGAIANESGLAGSRIGRIEIRENHSIVELDAADAARAIEALAGVNIRGRRVNARLDRERPPRDGAARGERRDRGERRERPARGAAGGSVGRPRGSFPRRPGTRDRGPSRRRDE, from the coding sequence GTGAATGTCTCGCGCAATCAGAATGTCATGTACGTGCTGCCGGGCGATTCGGCGGCCATTGGCGAGTTCATGGGCCCGGTGCTCGAGCAGATTGGTGCTCTCGAGACAGCGGATCAGGTGATACGTGGGCCGCGCGCCGTTGTGATTACGTCCGACGGCGAGAGTGCGGTGGCGATTGGCCGGGCCATCCTGGAATCGGGTGCAGATGTGGACGCCCCGCGCGCCGTGGTCGCGACGAGTGCGGCGCGAGCGGCGCGATTGCTTGCGGCGCGACAGGCGCCAATTGTGGTTGGCCCGAGCGATCAGCTGTTGGGGTTGGTGAGGCGTGCGGCGCTCAAGCTCGACGATGTGCGGGCGGTGGTGATTGCGTGGGCTGATCTTCTGGTGGACTTGGGTGGAACGCCGGCGCTCGAGGCGCTCATGGGCGAGATGCCGAAGGATTCGGCGCGCACGGTGGTGGCGACGCGGGTCACGCCGGAGGTCGAAGCGCTGGTCGAGCGTTATGCTCGTCGTCCGCGCCGGGTGGCAGCGGTGGAGATGTCCGAGGCGCCGGTATCGCTCGCGGTCCGGTACGTGGTGACGGGTCGGGGCGCCGATGTGCGCGGCGTTGCGCTGCGCGGCGTACTGGATGCACTCGATGCACCGAGCGCGGCGATTTTCATCCGATCTGCGGAGAGTGCGCGCGAGGTGCGGGACGTGCTGCGCACCTTGGGCTACGGCGAGGACGACGCGGTGCGGGTGGTGCGGGAGGCGCCGTCATCGGCGGCGCTCGTAGTTTTATACGATCTGCCGCCGTCCCGGTCGGAGTTGGAGGCGCTTGCTGCATCGGCGCCGAACCAGGTGGTGGCGATGGTGGAGCCGCGGCAGTTGCCGGCGCTGGTATCGCTGGCCGGCGGCGCGCAGTTGTCGCCATTTTCGCTCGATGTGTCGATTGTGGCGGCGCGGTCGAGCGACGAGCGGGTGCGGGACGAGCTGCGGGCGGTGCTGGCGGCGGGGCTGCCGGTGCGGGAGCTCCTGGCGATCGAGCCATTGTTCGGCGACTTCGATGCCGCGTCGGTGGCGGCGGCGGCGCTGGTGGTGCTGGAGCGCGAGCGGCGTCGTCCGCCGGCCGTGCCCAACGCTGCGCCCAACCTGGCGCCTAACGCTGTGCCCAACGCCGTTCCTAACGCAGCGCCGGGCAGCGAGGCGCCGACGCGGCGGAGCGCCCCGACCGGCGGCCCGGCGCGCGTCTTCATCAACGTCGGCGAACGCGACGGCGTGTCGGCCCGGGATCTCGTCGGCGCGATCGCCAACGAGTCGGGTCTGGCCGGATCGCGCATCGGCCGCATCGAAATCCGGGAGAACCACTCGATCGTCGAGCTGGATGCCGCCGACGCCGCACGCGCGATCGAAGCGCTGGCCGGCGTCAACATCCGCGGTCGCCGCGTGAACGCGCGACTCGACCGCGAGCGCCCGCCGCGCGACGGCGCGGCGCGCGGCGAACGGCGCGACCGGGGGGAACGCCGCGAACGTCCGGCACGAGGCGCAGCCGGCGGCTCCGTTGGGCGTCCCCGCGGCAGTTTCCCGCGACGCCCCGGCACGCGCGATCGCGGACCCTCGCGACGCCGCGACGAGTGA
- a CDS encoding thymidine kinase translates to MSDLGALPGQMRSGWIEVIAGVMFSGKSEELIRRVRRAIIARKKVQVFKSHLDDRYNGALTVVSHDGRSVDAEPVDASLQIAQRISPLVDVVAIDEAQFLDAGIVELATVLAARGIRVIVAGTDTDFRGEPFGAMPQLMAVAEVVDKLHAICVICGGAASRNQRLLGGKPARYDSPTIMVGGHESYEARCRHCHQVPRRDEEQVPLL, encoded by the coding sequence GTGAGCGACCTGGGCGCTCTTCCCGGACAGATGCGCTCGGGATGGATCGAAGTCATCGCGGGCGTGATGTTCAGCGGCAAGAGCGAAGAGCTCATTCGGCGCGTGCGTCGCGCGATCATCGCCAGGAAGAAAGTGCAAGTGTTCAAGTCGCACCTGGATGATCGATACAACGGCGCGCTCACTGTGGTCAGTCACGACGGCCGGAGTGTCGACGCGGAGCCCGTCGATGCATCCCTGCAGATCGCGCAGCGCATCAGTCCGCTCGTCGATGTCGTTGCGATCGATGAAGCGCAGTTTCTCGATGCGGGTATCGTCGAGCTCGCAACCGTGCTCGCCGCGCGCGGCATTCGCGTCATAGTCGCCGGTACCGACACGGATTTCCGCGGCGAACCATTTGGCGCCATGCCGCAGCTCATGGCGGTTGCCGAGGTCGTCGACAAACTGCACGCGATCTGCGTTATCTGCGGCGGAGCAGCGAGTCGAAATCAGCGACTCCTGGGGGGCAAACCGGCCCGCTACGATTCGCCCACCATCATGGTCGGCGGACACGAGTCGTACGAGGCGCGCTGCAGACACTGTCATCAGGTTCCCCGTCGCGACGAAGAACAGGTGCCGCTGCTGTAG
- the coaE gene encoding dephospho-CoA kinase (Dephospho-CoA kinase (CoaE) performs the final step in coenzyme A biosynthesis.) has protein sequence MMLIGLTGNIASGKSSVAKLFAARGATVIDADVLARRAVEPGTSALRSIVARWGTGVLSPDGSLDRAALRHVVFDRPDELEALNAIVHPEVGRLRDVEIAAAAARGDRVVVCDIPLLFERRLAESFARIILVDAPRPIRLERLMRDRALSHEEAVQMIAAQMPAELKRARADFVIENAGTREQLAERVGEVWEEIARDPSAQETALA, from the coding sequence ATGATGCTCATCGGTCTCACCGGGAACATCGCGAGCGGCAAGTCGTCGGTCGCGAAACTGTTTGCCGCGCGTGGTGCGACGGTGATTGACGCGGATGTTCTGGCGCGTCGCGCAGTCGAACCGGGCACGTCTGCATTGCGCTCGATCGTTGCGCGGTGGGGGACGGGCGTGTTGTCGCCCGACGGCTCGCTGGATCGCGCGGCGCTGCGTCACGTGGTATTCGACCGGCCCGACGAGCTCGAGGCGCTCAATGCGATCGTGCATCCCGAAGTTGGGCGACTGCGCGACGTGGAAATCGCGGCCGCCGCGGCGCGCGGCGATCGCGTGGTGGTGTGCGACATTCCGCTGCTGTTCGAGCGCCGCCTCGCGGAATCGTTCGCGCGCATCATCCTGGTCGACGCACCGCGTCCCATTCGACTGGAGCGGCTCATGCGCGATCGTGCGTTGTCGCACGAAGAAGCGGTGCAGATGATTGCTGCGCAGATGCCGGCCGAGCTCAAGCGGGCGCGCGCGGACTTCGTGATCGAGAATGCGGGGACGCGCGAACAGTTGGCCGAGCGTGTGGGCGAAGTGTGGGAGGAGATCGCGCGTGACCCGAGCGCTCAGGAGACCGCTCTGGCCTGA
- the gcvH gene encoding glycine cleavage system protein GcvH, producing the protein MSNIPNDLLYTEEHEFVKKLADSDVVQIGITDYAQGELGDVVYVELPKVGESFGRMDVFGTIEAVKAVSELFSPLAGTVEAVNARLDKEPALVNTDPYGEGWMIRLRVKDAGEQDQLLGPEEYKKHIGE; encoded by the coding sequence GTGTCGAACATTCCAAACGACCTGCTCTATACCGAAGAACACGAATTCGTGAAGAAGCTCGCCGACTCCGATGTCGTGCAGATCGGGATCACCGACTATGCGCAGGGTGAGTTGGGCGACGTGGTGTACGTCGAGCTGCCCAAGGTCGGCGAATCGTTCGGCCGGATGGATGTCTTCGGCACGATCGAAGCGGTGAAAGCCGTTTCGGAGTTGTTCTCCCCGCTTGCCGGCACGGTCGAAGCAGTGAATGCGCGGCTCGACAAGGAACCGGCGCTGGTGAACACCGATCCCTACGGTGAAGGCTGGATGATTCGGCTGCGCGTGAAGGATGCGGGCGAGCAAGACCAGCTGCTCGGTCCCGAAGAATACAAGAAGCACATCGGCGAATAA
- the gcvP gene encoding aminomethyl-transferring glycine dehydrogenase has product MTTTIAPVSLTDADSFIPRHIGPTDDDVRAMLEVLGYESLDDLMDATVPEAIRLRRPLALGEGKSETAALRGFRSVASRNHVFRSFIGLGYYSCLVPPVIQRNILENPAWYTAYTPYQAEVAQGRLEALLNYQTMIIDLTGLPIANASLLDEATAAAEAMMMSHAIKGAAGKNTYVVSEECFPQTIEVVRTRARARGITVIVGNHRTATLGSDVFGALVQYPTADGAVVDYHAFAERVHAAGGLLTAAADPLALTLLAPPGDWGADVAVGCTQRFGVPLGFGGPHAAYFATRDEFKRQIPGRIIGVSRDSEGRPALRMALQTREQHIRREKATSNVCTAQVLLAVMASMYAVWHGPAGLERIAARAHRFAETVAEGLRRLGYGVRHDVFFDTVCVELRDHRLADVLREARAKQLNMRVIDEHTVGVAIGESTLLEDVNDLFAVFNCGLRPEFTASDVAESVDDRFDERFARTTAYLTHPVFNKYHSETEMLRYMRKLESRDLSLTHSMIPLGSCTMKLNATAEMLPISWREINRLHPFAPREQTDGYSVLFERLEHALAEITGFPAVSLQPNAGSQGEYAGLLVIRAYHESRGDGHRDVCLIPQSAHGTNPASAVMAGMSVVVVRTDERGNIDLADLREKAAANAPRLAALMVTYPSTHGVFEEGIRDLCQIVHTNGGQVYMDGANMNAMVGLCRPADIGADVCHLNLHKTFCIPHGGGGPGMGPIACAAHLAPFLPGHPLVRVGGTEAIGPVSAAPWGSASILPISYMYIELMGGEGLTRASKVAILNANYIAKRLDEYYPVLYRGSHGTVAHECIIDPRAFKQSAGVDVEDIAKRLMDYGFHAPTVSFPVAGTLMIEPTESESKEELDRFCDALISIREEIRDIEEGRADRADNPLKNAPHTLERVLSSDWSRPYTREQAAFPAPWTREWKFWPSVGRVESAFGDRNLVCSCPPIEEYASETA; this is encoded by the coding sequence ATGACCACGACGATCGCACCGGTATCGCTGACCGATGCCGACAGCTTCATCCCTCGCCACATCGGACCGACGGACGACGACGTCCGCGCCATGCTCGAGGTCCTGGGCTACGAGTCGCTCGATGACTTGATGGACGCGACAGTGCCGGAGGCGATCCGCCTGCGCCGGCCGCTGGCGTTAGGCGAGGGCAAGAGCGAGACGGCGGCGCTCCGAGGATTCCGCTCGGTGGCGTCGCGCAATCACGTCTTTCGATCGTTCATCGGACTGGGCTACTACAGCTGTCTGGTGCCGCCGGTGATCCAGCGCAACATCCTCGAGAACCCGGCCTGGTACACGGCCTACACGCCGTACCAGGCCGAAGTGGCGCAAGGCCGGCTCGAGGCGCTGCTCAACTATCAAACGATGATCATCGACCTTACCGGTCTGCCGATCGCCAATGCGTCGCTGCTCGACGAGGCAACGGCGGCGGCCGAGGCGATGATGATGTCGCATGCGATCAAGGGAGCGGCGGGCAAGAACACGTACGTCGTGTCCGAGGAGTGTTTTCCGCAGACGATCGAAGTGGTGCGCACGCGGGCGCGGGCGCGCGGGATCACCGTCATCGTGGGGAACCACCGCACGGCGACGTTAGGCAGCGACGTGTTCGGCGCGCTGGTGCAGTATCCGACCGCGGACGGCGCGGTGGTCGACTACCACGCGTTCGCCGAGCGCGTCCACGCGGCAGGCGGGCTGCTCACCGCCGCCGCCGATCCGCTCGCGCTCACACTGCTGGCGCCGCCGGGCGACTGGGGCGCAGACGTGGCCGTCGGGTGTACGCAGCGGTTCGGCGTTCCGTTAGGCTTTGGCGGACCGCACGCGGCGTACTTCGCGACGCGCGACGAGTTCAAGCGCCAGATTCCGGGCCGCATCATCGGCGTCTCGCGCGACAGCGAGGGCCGGCCGGCGCTGCGCATGGCGCTGCAGACCCGCGAGCAGCACATCCGCCGCGAGAAGGCGACGAGCAACGTCTGCACCGCGCAGGTGCTGCTCGCGGTGATGGCCAGCATGTACGCGGTGTGGCACGGGCCGGCGGGTCTCGAGCGCATCGCGGCACGCGCCCACCGCTTCGCCGAGACGGTCGCCGAAGGGTTGCGGCGTCTGGGCTACGGCGTCCGGCACGACGTGTTCTTCGACACGGTCTGCGTCGAGTTGCGCGACCACCGCCTCGCCGACGTGCTGCGCGAGGCGCGCGCCAAGCAGCTCAACATGCGCGTGATCGACGAGCACACCGTGGGCGTCGCCATCGGCGAGAGCACCCTCCTCGAGGACGTGAACGATCTCTTCGCCGTATTCAACTGCGGCCTGCGGCCGGAGTTCACCGCATCCGACGTCGCCGAGAGCGTGGATGACCGGTTCGACGAACGCTTCGCGCGCACCACGGCGTACCTCACGCATCCGGTGTTCAACAAGTACCACTCGGAAACCGAGATGCTGCGCTACATGCGCAAGCTCGAGTCGCGCGACCTGTCGCTCACCCATTCGATGATTCCGTTAGGCTCGTGCACCATGAAGCTTAACGCGACCGCCGAGATGCTGCCGATCTCGTGGCGCGAGATCAACCGGCTGCACCCGTTCGCCCCCCGCGAGCAGACCGACGGCTACTCGGTGCTGTTCGAGCGGCTGGAGCACGCGTTGGCGGAGATCACCGGATTCCCGGCCGTGTCGCTGCAGCCTAACGCTGGGTCGCAGGGCGAGTACGCGGGCCTGCTCGTCATCCGCGCCTACCACGAATCGCGCGGCGACGGGCACCGCGACGTGTGCCTCATCCCGCAGTCGGCGCACGGCACCAACCCGGCGAGCGCGGTGATGGCCGGCATGTCGGTCGTGGTCGTGCGGACCGACGAGCGCGGCAACATCGATCTCGCCGACCTCCGGGAGAAAGCGGCCGCCAATGCGCCGCGCCTCGCCGCGCTCATGGTGACGTATCCGTCCACGCACGGCGTGTTCGAGGAAGGCATTCGCGACCTCTGCCAGATCGTGCACACGAACGGCGGGCAGGTCTATATGGACGGCGCGAACATGAACGCCATGGTCGGCCTGTGCCGGCCCGCCGACATCGGCGCTGATGTCTGCCACCTGAACCTGCACAAGACCTTCTGCATCCCGCACGGCGGCGGCGGTCCCGGCATGGGGCCCATCGCGTGCGCCGCGCATCTCGCGCCGTTCCTCCCGGGCCATCCGCTCGTGCGCGTCGGCGGCACCGAAGCGATCGGCCCGGTGTCGGCGGCGCCGTGGGGCAGCGCGAGCATCCTGCCGATCTCGTACATGTACATCGAGCTGATGGGCGGCGAAGGGCTAACGCGGGCGTCGAAGGTCGCGATCCTCAACGCCAACTACATCGCCAAGCGTCTCGACGAATATTATCCGGTGCTCTATCGCGGCAGCCATGGCACCGTCGCACACGAGTGCATCATCGATCCGCGCGCATTCAAGCAGAGCGCTGGGGTGGACGTGGAAGACATCGCCAAGCGGCTTATGGACTACGGCTTCCATGCGCCCACGGTCTCGTTCCCTGTCGCAGGTACGCTCATGATCGAGCCGACCGAGAGCGAATCCAAGGAGGAGTTGGATCGCTTCTGTGATGCGCTCATCTCGATTCGTGAAGAGATTCGCGACATCGAAGAGGGCCGGGCGGATCGCGCGGACAACCCGCTCAAGAACGCGCCCCACACGCTCGAGCGGGTATTGTCGTCGGATTGGTCGCGGCCGTACACGCGCGAGCAGGCGGCGTTCCCGGCGCCGTGGACCCGGGAGTGGAAGTTCTGGCCGTCCGTTGGGCGCGTGGAGAGCGCGTTCGGGGACCGGAATCTCGTGTGTTCGTGCCCGCCGATCGAGGAGTACGCCTCGGAAACGGCGTAG